Part of the Penicillium digitatum chromosome 4, complete sequence genome is shown below.
TGCCCCTTATATCGTGATAATCGGATTGGCAAACAGTCCGTGTCGAAAGATTTCCTAATGTTGGCCACTTTTCGAGTTGGGCCATTATGATTGTCACTCGTTTTCATCATCCGCAGCGCTTGATTTTATCTATTTTGGTGCTGTCCGGTCTCTGTTCCAAATTGCTTCACATATACCAACATCGATCTCTTCCCCTATACCTTTTGGCCCTCTATTTTCCAACCTTCTTCATTGAGGAGATCTTTCTATTCGTTACAATATGGATTCTCTTATATTCAACCTCCGGTCGGTGGTCAGTGGCCGCCGTTGTCGGCTCGGCGATTGTCGCGTTGGTTCACCTTTTCCTCAACGCGACGGGCAACAAAATTGACTTTTACCCTCAGATCCATTGATTTGTTAGCAACGTCTTCGCAACTTAGCTTCTATTCACAGACCGGCAGTGAAATTCGATGGGATGCAGCCAGGTCCGTCGGCACCAGTCGGCAGGGAATGAACTTGATAATGAGCGGACTGGTCCCTATGGCTACCGCTACAACAGTGATCACGGTAGCTTCCTGGCTTATGGCTCCAGGGATCTGGAATGCCATGACTCGCTGGCTATGCTCCCTCACTAATATTGGAGATGCCAAGACTTCCGCCGTGTTACCGGGGCCTTCAGATCTGAGAAATCTAGTGTCGAAAAAATATCGCCTTTGGACGCTTGTGTGTACTGGTATCACGATCGGACTCTGGCTTATCCGCCCACCAGTCCCATACAATCATTTGACGGGAGCTCTACCCTTCATCATGCTTGGCGAACACTCTCGAGCTCGTCGGATGACCATCGAAACATTCCCACTGCCTGAGTTGCTGGCGGAGCGATATCGTGAGCCTGCAAATGGGTACTATAGGGGGTGGGCACCGACATTGAATGACTCGGGTAACATTGCCTATGGAAATAACAAGCCAGCCTGGGCGCAAGGCCCTCTACCTGCTGCGTTTGAGAGATGGATTGTGAACCCCGATTCGAACACGACCGAAATCATCTTAGGAGCCTCTAACTCGACCGTTCGAAGCGTGCCGAAGAGAGGCAAAAAAGTATCCAAGTCTAAAAGCCATAGAAAGAAAGCAAAACCGCGACACTACTTCTATAATCCCGTTCAGGATCCCATGAGGATAAGCAACTTTGACCTGGAACCACTTATTCCCCTGCAGGAGGCTCTGAAGGACCATGCCATTCCGATCAATCATATCGTCTTTGTGTTCTTGGAAAGTGGTAGAAAGGACCTATTCCCCCTCAAAAACGATTCTCGCTTATACAACCAAATCCGCAAATCACATGAATTATACGATGAGCAGGATGAAGCTGATCTACATGACAAGCTGTCTCAGATTACTCCCGTAGCAGAGATGCTTACAGGGGAGCAATCTGGCTTCGGCACCTCGGTTAATTCTACGAATCCCGGACTGGGTGGTCTCAGCTTCGACGGGATATTGTCCGGTAGCACTCTCTCTGCGAAATCCCGTCTTGTCAACTACTGTGGTCTTGCACCGCTCCCAGTGGACTTTATGCATGAAAATGGCATTATTCCATACCAGCCTTGTCTGATGCATATCATGGATCTATTCAACCAGCGCAAGAACTCTTCTGCCTCTGCAAACTCCTCTATCTCTGGGAATTCCACCAACAGTTATCTAGAACGGCAGTGGCAAACCATTTATGCGCAGTCTGTCACTGGACAGTTCCAGGGACAGGCTCTGCTTATGGATCTGCTCGGTTTCAACCAGACATTGTACTCGGAAGACATCAATGTGAAGGACGCCAAATATTTCCATGAGGAAATGCAAAAGATCAACTATTTCGGGTATGTTGTCAAACAGGAACCCGGCAGCTATTAATTGCGTGTCAGTACTAACTTGGTATAGTTATGCTGAAACCGAGGCCCGCCCCTATATCAAAGACTTGATCGACGAAACACTTCGTCAGAAAAAGAGACTCTTCCTTTCGCATTTCACCAGCACCACTCACCACCCTTGGGGTACACCCGAAGGCTGGAATCGAGAAAAATATTTCGGCAATGTCCGCAAATCACAACGCGAACCCATGGACGACTTCCTCAACGCCAACCGCTTCGTCGACACATGGCTCGGTGACTTGATGGGCATGTTGGGAGAAGCCGGTATCGCCAACGAGACCTTGACGGTCTTTGTTGGAGACCAGTACGTATAATATTTCACTACCCAACAAACTTGACATCTAACCCGTAAAACAGCGGCCAAGCATTTAGAGGAGACTGTCCCGTCACAGGAACCTACCACAACCCACATATCAGCAACTTCCGCGTACCCTTACTATTCCACCACCCCTTACTACCCCGCATGCACCTCAATGTCAACGGCAGCGCCGTATCTATCCTCCCGACAatcctcgatctcctcgtgaacaccaactccctcaaTGCAGACGACACCGAAATTGCCCTGGATCTGATGAACGAGTATGAGGGACAGTCCCTCATCCGGCCATACCGTACCTCGCACAATGGCCGCGAAGCCTGGAACATGGGTGTCATTAATGCCGGTGGCTCAATGCTTAGTGTTGGCTCTGCTGCTGTGCCCTGGCGTCTCAGCCTACCATTGAACAATGACTTCGAGTACCGGTTCACGGACTTGAGTGAGGACCCGTATGAGCTTGATCCTGTTGCCTCCTGGACTATGCCTGCGCTTGCTGCGGAGATTTATTCCAAGCATGGGCCTGACGCTTCTAATTGGGCTCAGAAGGCTGAGAAGGTCGGTCTTTGGTGGGTTGCTGAGCGGAAGAAACTTTGGAATTATAGTGATTCTGATGAGTGAGGCACTGTTCACTATAGTGGACGGCTTatgttttgttttcttttttttcatggtCATTGGAGCGATTTGCATAGCATACACTCTGGGGTATGTGATTTTTTGGGAGCTGGCTACCCAGGGTTAGTTTGGTTGCCTTCCGGCTGTGTATAACATTCAGGTTGGGTAGACTGACTGTATACCCATACAGTACATTTTTGCCTTTTTTCTATTCGTATCGATTCTAGGGCAGCTATGAGCATGGAATAGTCAAAACGTCAAAATTGTCACTACTGATGTTTCATCAACAGCATCTGTCGAAACCTATATCCCGTATTTCAAGTCTTGCGACAAACCCCACATTTTAGCGCCTAGTAAATCACCCCCCTAACCAGCCCAATTTTAATTTTTCTTCTTATACCTACTATGCGCTCCTTTGGCGTTGAATCTCTAGAAATGGGGGCATATAGGGTGAGCTTTACCCTAAGCAACACTCTGGGATCTACAATGACCTAGATACAAGGGTATCTACTTCAAAATCCGCCGTCGAATATACAAACTACCGTAGCACTGTACCGTATTAGAAAGCGGTTTTAGAGTCAAAAATTCGTCCTTAAAACCTCGTACTAACCGTCTACCGATTTTTGACTGTCACAGATAACCATGTGCGCTGCTATAAAATATTGGTCCTGGGCATGTCAGAGCGAGAGCTCTGACACAATGGTCTTGAGAGAGGGTACCTAGATGATCTACTATGAAGTTGTAGAtataactggaaatctctgtCATGcgtggagagagagggagaaaCTACCTACAGGCACTAGCTAGACtaaagtactgggagcaacCGGGGAAGTCACATGCCTTCCAACATTATGATATGTCCCGTTTCGATCAGGGACAGTTATCTAATCCCCTACCACACCCTTGACCGCAGATACCACAACAGCCTTCAACATTGTGTTGAAAGGGAGAGCCATCCGCCGAGCGCTTCAGGCAGAAAGTCACCCCGATTCACAGAGGCCTTGGGTACTAATGGCTTGTGTACAAGACATTCACATCGCCAGGTCTTCTTCATGCTTGCTGTGCCGACAAGCTCCAACTCCAGGAACGACAATCCTCGGTACGTCGTCTCCTCCCTAACTTTGCTTGTCTAATCCAGTTCACAGACCTGAGTCAAAACCTGCTTGTTGTTCCAGAGTGCAAAACTCAAATTATCGATAAATATGAGTACCTTCCTCTGATCAAGGATAGCGATGGCCCTATCTCAGGTGTCTTCCATGATGGATTTGACCCAGCTTCCAATTACGTTTCAGAATTTGGAGTTACCTGCAGTCGCTCGTGTCGGGGCGGAGCCTCAGACCTGCTTCCCATCGATATTCGTCTTGAACCCCCGGCAGTTCCTCCCGGCCGAGGCTCAATAGCGAGTACTTGGTATATGACAAAAGCTTCACTCAATGGTCTTGTCAAGGTGCAGGTCTGCAGAAATCAGTATCAGTCACATCATCCAATATCGGGTCTGCTGCTGTTTTTCACTGACGAGCATGTCGAATCGCTCAGGCAGGCGCACTGGGACTACGATCTAAGTCAAGAGATTCTCATGCCTATGTACGTCGAAAAAGGTACCATCGGTGGACGAGCTTACATCAAGGACATCTGAGAGAGATGgtattcagtctacaaatgaagctatagatgaaactggagatctctgggcgggttgggttttgggtaCCCGCGGGTTTTACGCGACTCAGGAATAGATAGATCCAAACGCACGACGCGACTGGAACAAAATCCACAATCAAGTACCCaggatgaaaaaaaaccccccttcTTCCAATATCAGTGGCCCTTTACTTCAGTATGGcgtcttcttcctcatcatcgcGATCAATACATCGGCCTTTCAGTCCACTGCTCTCCATTGAGCCGTCATCTGACGGCTTCTTGGATTCTGATATTCAATCCTCCGTAAGAAAATGGTCCCTTCCACTAGCCTCTGATTGTTGCGGCGCTACCTACGTGTATACTAAGATGGACCGCAGCCTTTCACAGAACCCCACAAGACATACGACATAACTACTCGAAGACCTCCAGCGACACTCCGACGTGTGGGACCTCAGCACAGAAAGAAATGGATTGCGTACGAGTCGCATTTAGAGATGGAGTTTCTTGAATGGTGGAAGGAAATAGAGTGCGGCCAAAAGCTGAACGGAGAAGGCCAATCCCAGATCAAATGGTCCACCGGATCGCGTCACGCTGATGTGTGGAAACACTTTGACCAAGTGGCTGATATTGATTCTGGGCGCCCTCGAGTCATCTGCCAGGCTTGTCTCACTGTGCTTGATCATCCACAGTATAAAGGGAATGGGACAAGCGCCATGAGTAGACACAAAAAGTCTAATACTTGTCGtaaagggaagaaaaagggaCTTAATCAGTCATTGATTTCGGATTCTTTGCAGAACCATTTCACGAGAGACTCAGCCAGTATCCACAGAGTGACGAAATTTCAAATCGAGGAGCAGATATTGAAGACAATTACGTGTCTTCGTTTGCCTTTCCAGACGGTGGAGAACCCGGTGTTTCAGAGGCTACTCAACCTTTTATCTTCTGGTCCCGGAGAATTGGAACTCCCGTCAGCGAAGACCCTGCGGAGACGGCTCCGGGATGCAGTCAATTGCCAGCAAGAGTTACAGTTACAAGATCTGCCTGAAGATGCCAAGGTTTCCCTCGCTTTTAGATTGTTGGACCAGTCCATTTCAGCAGGCATTCATGACAATCACGGTTTATTTCATCGACAAAGATTGGAACTATAGGGAAATGCTCCTCGGCTTTGAGCCGTTGCACGGTCCTCATACAGGCAACAACCTTAGTGATTTTTTGCACCGGTTACTGGAGGAACGAAAACTTCTGGATCGTATTTTTAGCGTTACTACAGATAACGCTACCAACAACGACGCCATGATACGCGCCTTGCAAGAGAGACTGCTCTCTATCGGAGCTATTAGCTCTTACCCGGCCAGAAGAGATCTTCTGGTCGGGTAACAATGCCCTTCAGCAGACTGCGAGGTTTCGAGGTATACTAGTCTTTATAATTAGCCAATTTAAATTTTTCAAGCCCTTCATGTTCCTTTCCAAATATTCTCAGCTAGAAGCTATCAGTTACGCCATCGAAACAATTAGATAATCGAAAATTACTGCACAACTTAGTGTAAAATGATCAGTcagctttttttgcttttttgggtAATCGCGGGTACCCATTGGggtcttgggttgggtttcCCGGATGACAACCCACCCACGGGTTTGCTGACTAAGACCCAACCCGGCCCATGGGCTGGGTTTTCGCGGGCGGGTTTGGGCGAGGCctagtaagaggaagatcacggcacgtgatctccgacctgttaatctgaacttcagttctagatcctgttgtagctcttcgagctacgtcttgtataatagcctgcccctgtctgtacctgtcaagtggaatctgatctgctatgacctgttcctaccagtcatctcctatcataccgtcctgctagcccgcaccctgacagaaaagctcgaaaagcccgaaacccgacctgactcgaccctcaaaagggtcgggtttcgggcttttggagcttttggagcttttcgagctttgcggaagtctactaGTCCTAATAGGGACTTAATACCTTAGTCTACATACCGTAGTAAAGGGCTATATAGCGAATAACGGTAgtattgtcacggtgcgaaccgtgatgcttagttagaggaagatcacggcacgtgatctccgacctgtttatcttgaacttcagttctagatcctgttgtagctcttcgagctacgtcttgtatattagcctgcccctgcctgtacctgcctgtcaatgtgaatctgatctgttacgacctgtccctgccagtcatctcctatcataccgtcctgccagcccgcaccctgacactacgtagctcctacccctaggagttgactgtctgaaaatgtctgaaccgccacgaaagcccccgaactgaactctggtagacccggtcctgagcagaccgctaccaccgaagaaccgcctgctaccgctgaagaaccgcctgctaccactgaagaaccgcctgctacctgtaaagtcccgtccgaggaacctgcctgcacgaccaactggtctcgagaaacgagacattgcagccgtatcgctagctgcgtgtgctgcgtatgcaagaaagaaatacagcatgttcgcaattacaaccgcggacatcgagactgcactgaaccccaagaccgacactgaacctgaccccgtgtctgcactgcctgaagagtttagagacttcgccgaagtgttctcacccaaggaagccgagcgcttgccaccccaccgatcatacgaccacaagatggtcttacaagaggacaaacccttaccttttgggcccctctatcccatgtcccgaaatgagctcgaggtcctgaaagactggatcgaagataacctgaggaaagggttcattcggcccagctcctcgcccgctgcctcgcctgttctgttcgtgaagaaacccggcggaggtctccgcttctgcgtggattaccgtgcactgaacgcaatcactgttaaggaccgttacccgttgccgctgaccaaggaaaccctgaataacctgaaagggatgaagttctttacgaagattgatatcatctccgccttcaacaatctgcgaattgcgaagggacaagaatacctgactgccttccgtacgagattaggactgttcgaatcattggtgatgccatttggtttaactggagcccccgcatccttccaacgatttatcaacgatacgttacgagagtacctggactgtttctgtactgcttacctggacgatatcctgatttacagccgcacgcgtgcggaacacatagaacatgtacgaaaagtcctccagcgcctccgagaggcaggcctgttcgcaaaactatcgaaatgcgaattctgtgtgtccgagacgaagttccttggtattatcatcggtgaagatggtatccgtatggaccccgacaagatcgaaacgatcgtgaactggaaaacaccgacctgtctgactgatgtgcaagcctttattggtttcggcaacttctaccgccgctttatcagagacttctcgaaagtcatcgccccgctcgtgagactcacgaagaaagacgtccgtttcgaatggacacctgtctgccagctgagcttcgaagccttgaagaaggcgtttacatctgccccggttctgaaagcgtttgactggtccaaggagatagtcctggaaacagacgcgtctgattttgtctctgccggtgtactgtctcagtacgatgacgctggaatactgcaccctatcgcatttttctcgaaaaaacactccgccgccgagtgtaactatgagatatacgataaagaactgctagccataatccgctgcttcgaagagtggcgtcccgaactggagggcacaccctcgcccgtgaaggtcataactgaccaccgcaatctggaatatttcacgacaacgaaactcctgaaccgccgccaagcccgatggtctgaattcctgtcccggtttaacttcaagatcacgtaccgtcccggaaaacaaggtgcaaagcccgacgccctgaccaggaggtcagaggatatccctaaagagggggatgagcgcttagcgcatcagagccagactgttctgaagaaagaaaacctacagataaacgtcacaacacgacagagaaacggagtcactacaaccactccacctgaactgccagacctgccagaagaaccgcctgctaccgctgaagtcccgcctattatcaccgatccgcccatcaccgctgctcctgaaacaagagtccgattcatcgagaacaacctgcccgaaccaccatctacgatcaaggatttactgctggaagcctacaaccaaggtaaagtagtacaatctatcctggaagcgttagacaagaacgctagccgtcaccctgagattacacttgccgactgcgaacgaagaggcaactacctctactaccggaaccgcttgtacgtccctgacaacgatgaactgaaagctgaaatactgcgcctgtgtcatgacaagcccaccgtgggacaccctggccggtcgaagacctatgaactgctgtcccgagaatactactggcctagagtataccagtacgtgagcgactggaccaagaactgccatacctgccgccgtatcacccccgcccgagaagtccgtcaagggatcctgagacaactgcccgtacctgagagagcctggcaagatatcagcatggacttcatcacgcacctgcccctgagctacggttacgacgccatcctagtcgtggtagaccgtctgaccaagatgaagcacttcatacactgcaagggaacctgcaacgctgaagaagccgcccgcctgtacacccgtcatgtctggaaactgcacggcctgccgaataccgttgtatctgaccgaggaccccagttcgtggcccaattctggaaacacccgacaaagcgcctgcgaatcaccaacctgctgtcaaccgcttatcacccggaaactgatggccagactgaacgcgcgaacgccgtactggaacaatacctccgagcgtatgtgtcctacttacaggatgactggtctgaatggctcccgctggccgaattcactgcaaactctcattactccgagagcacccgagtttctccgttctacgcgaactatgggttccacccccgcatcgggttcgaaccatcccagcctgccagtcaccctgcgacccgagacgcggaaaagttcgctacacgaatgcaagaactgactgagtacgtccgcgccgagatactgtccgcacaagcccgatacgaagaacaaacgaaccgtcaccgcgcccctgcccgccgataccgtcctggacaactggtctggctgaacgccaggaatatccgaaccctccgcccgcagaagaaactggactggaagaacctaggcccctttaaggtcctagaagctataagtgcacacgcttacaagctcgaactgcctgctagtatgaagatccaccctgtgtttaacgtcagcctgctacagcctgccgccacgaacccggtaaatggacaagttactgaacccgcaccgcctgtcgaagtcgaaggactggaagaatgggaagttgaagacatcctagattcccgctgggaacgacgaggccgaggaggcccgcgtctgaagtacaccgtcaaatggattggttacgacgaacccactgaagagcctgctgaatacctggaccacgcccgcgagatcgtacggaacttccaccgaagatacccgcacaagcctcgcctcgacggagctcggctctaagggagggggtactgtcacggtgcgaaccgtgatgcttagttagaggaagatcacggcacgtgatctccgacctgtttatctgaacttcagttctagatcctgttgtagctcttcgagctacgtcttgtatattagcctgcccctgcctgtgcctgtacctgtcaatgagaatctgatctgttacgacctgtccctgccagtcatctcctatcataccgtcctgccagcccgcaccctgacaacgGATTAGACTACGACATCGCCCGTCCACCGTGGACGGGCGATGTCGTAGTCTACTAGCACCTCACTCCTATCTCTTAGCACTCCTATGGGATCAAGTGGTGGGAGTTGGCAAAGTCTGTTTTGTAAATTCTCACATTGTTTTCGGGTCTTTGGTGGCCTCTAGCGTGCGTATagtaatcgtgccaagcgcccaacacaccttcgtggattcgaaggtgtgttgggcgcttggcacgaatACTAGTTACTGGTTTCATCGACTACCCGGCCATCTCAGGGTGTTTTTTTGGGGATTTTGCGATTTCTCGCAATCTGTGAGGACCAGGCTTCAAATGTGATtctatgatgatgagataTAGAAAGGCTTTGTATTGGGTACGATCGGATAATCCAAATTAATAATTATACCCAACGGCGACCTCTGAGCACAAGTGCTAATCTGATTCGCCCAGTCTTTACACGCCCGGGTGGACTATCACACGCTAGTGTCGTCTATTGTTCCAACCTTTTTCCCTTGATCGTTTCGTTCTGATATCTTATAATTCTTCACATATTGCTCATTATCCCCTTGGCTTTGCCATCACCGACAACTATCTTCCTGCAAGCATCAAAGCCCAACAAATAACTATGGAACATTCATCTGAACTATCCACCAATACCAGCAAATAAAACCCCGaagtcctttttttttgaaaattcAAGAACTCAGACCGGGAGTGGATCTTATTGCAATGAGATCTGTGCTTTGAAAGCATCATGCGACCCTGCACGGGTTGACCATTGGGAAGGACTAGGACGTCTTGATACCGATCCCTAATAGCGGTGTACTGGAACTTGGTGCAATTCATCGTGATGCAGGCAGGTCTCATCTCGGTCACCGAAGCTGTTTAAGGGGTAatacagagtaaaataaaGTAGGGAGTACCCCTCATCCACAAAACCCCTCGTGCGGGGTATTCTGTGAGGGGCAGACCATTTTGTCTCTCTTTTGATCGTCGATTTCAGAGTATCTGGAGCCCGGAACCCGAGTGTCGATCAAAATTTCTAATCTAGATCCTATCTTGCCTTAATTTGAAGGTAGTTTTACACCATTTTGAACTATCCCAAGACCTTTATCAGAGAGGCCGTAGCAAAGCGGTGCTACCCCATGTTCCGGCCCACAAATTTACTTGAGAATAATTGGAAATGCCCGCAGGGGATTCCCGGCACTGACAAATTTCGGGAATAAAAGTGGCAACATTCCCGAGAAAATTATTCCCGAAGATTCTTTTCCGTTTATATTGTAGTTGCTGGTTCaaattgttttttttttccttttttgtcACTTGCTTAGAGCTCAACGTTGTTCAACCCTGGAAATCATCTGTTTGTTGTGTTCAACCAAATCCACAAGCACTTGATACCCACCATGCCTTCAACAAGCTTGTGCCAAGATGAGGCACGCCCTCCATACAGTCTGATGGATGATTATAGTGAGGGAGCTCACCCGCAAATCCTTGAAGCTCTTTTGCGAACAAATTCCATACAGCAAATCGCCTATGGAAATGATGAATACAGCATTGGTGCCCGGCAACTAATCCGAAACAAGATTGGTTGCACCGAGGACGAGGCGGGTATTTTCTTTGTTCCCAGCGGAACTTCCGCAAACCTCATCTCAATCGCCAGCTGCCTAAGGCCTCATGAGGCTGTTATAACTCTGGAGTCGGGTCACATCGCCTCTAAGGAGGCAGGTGCGATCGAGGCAACCGGCCACAAACTTATCCTCGTGCCTGCAGTCGACGGCAAAATGACGCCCACCAATCTCCAAAAGGCGCTCCAGCAGAACCAATTCTACCCTCACATGGCTAAACCCCGGCTACTTTACAT
Proteins encoded:
- a CDS encoding Alkaline-phosphatase-like, core domain — its product is MIVTRFHHPQRLILSILVLSGLCSKLLHIYQHRSLPLYLLALYFPTFFIEEIFLFVTIWILLYSTSGRWSVAAVVGSAIVASIDLLATSSQLSFYSQTGSEIRWDAARSVGTSRQGMNLIMSGLVPMATATTVITVASWLMAPGIWNAMTRWLCSLTNIGDAKTSAVLPGPSDLRNLVSKKYRLWTLVCTGITIGLWLIRPPVPYNHLTGALPFIMLGEHSRARRMTIETFPLPELLAERYREPANGYYRGWAPTLNDSGNIAYGNNKPAWAQGPLPAAFERWIVNPDSNTTEIILGASNSTVRSVPKRGKKVSKSKSHRKKAKPRHYFYNPVQDPMRISNFDLEPLIPLQEALKDHAIPINHIVFVFLESGRKDLFPLKNDSRLYNQIRKSHELYDEQDEADLHDKLSQITPVAEMLTGEQSGFGTSVNSTNPGLGGLSFDGILSGSTLSAKSRLVNYCGLAPLPVDFMHENGIIPYQPCLMHIMDLFNQRKNSSASANSSISGNSTNSYLERQWQTIYAQSVTGQFQGQALLMDLLGFNQTLYSEDINVKDAKYFHEEMQKINYFGYAETEARPYIKDLIDETLRQKKRLFLSHFTSTTHHPWGTPEGWNREKYFGNVRKSQREPMDDFLNANRFVDTWLGDLMGMLGEAGIANETLTVFVGDHGQAFRGDCPVTGTYHNPHISNFRVPLLFHHPLLPRMHLNVNGSAVSILPTILDLLVNTNSLNADDTEIALDLMNEYEGQSLIRPYRTSHNGREAWNMGVINAGGSMLSVGSAAVPWRLSLPLNNDFEYRFTDLSEDPYELDPVASWTMPALAAEIYSKHGPDASNWAQKAEKVGLWWVAERKKLWNYSDSDE
- a CDS encoding putative endo-xylogalacturonan hydrolase A domain protein, with the protein product MACVQDIHIARSSSCLLCRQAPTPGTTILDLSQNLLVVPECKTQIIDKYEYLPLIKDSDGPISGVFHDGFDPASNYVSEFGVTCSRSCRGGASDLLPIDIRLEPPAVPPGRGSIASTWYMTKASLNGLVKVQVCRNQYQSHHPISGLLLFFTDEHVESLRQAHWDYDLSQEILMPMYVEKGTIGGRAYIKDI